The Granulicella arctica genome segment GCGGCGCAGTAGAAGCACAGTAGAATTTTAAGTGGTACAGAAGGTTTGAGGCAGCACTATGGCCAAGGCAATAGCAGTGGCGGACGAGCAAAACACCGGAATCCAGCGGTTCAAGTCTCAGCCAGAGAAGCTGATGAGCTTCCTGCGGGATGTTCGCAGCGAGATGCGCAAGGTTATCTGGCCCGGGCGGGCAGAGGTTCAGGCGACCACGATCATTGTTCTGGTCACGGTCTTCATCTTCGCCGCATACTTTGAACTGGTTGACTTTATCGCCAACCACACGCTCGACCGGCTGCTCGTCTATCTGTCGAAGCACTAAACCGGTTCTAGGCGGCAGCGCAAGAATAAGCAGTAAGCAGAAGAAGGCACAACGATGGCGGCAGAAGAGCATATCCCGGCAGTAGAGCAGGCTCCCGAGGGCGAACAGCCTACAGAGAAGCTTGCCCCACCGGTTAACGAGAACTTCAAGTGGTATATCATCCACGCCTACTCCGGCTTTGAGCGCAAGGTTCGCGAGTCGCTCGAAAGCCGCATCACGGCCTTCGGCCTGCAGAACCGCATCGGCCGGATCATGATCCCCACTGAGCCCGTCACCGAGCTGCGCAACGGCAAAAAGTACACCATTGAGCGCGTCTTCCTTCCCGGCTACGTCCTGGTTGAGATGGAGCTCGACAACGATCTTTGGCACGTCATCAAGAAC includes the following:
- the secE gene encoding preprotein translocase subunit SecE, which codes for MAKAIAVADEQNTGIQRFKSQPEKLMSFLRDVRSEMRKVIWPGRAEVQATTIIVLVTVFIFAAYFELVDFIANHTLDRLLVYLSKH
- the nusG gene encoding transcription termination/antitermination protein NusG, yielding MAAEEHIPAVEQAPEGEQPTEKLAPPVNENFKWYIIHAYSGFERKVRESLESRITAFGLQNRIGRIMIPTEPVTELRNGKKYTIERVFLPGYVLVEMELDNDLWHVIKNTPRVTGFLGTGDNPVALSEQEVSSILFRSDVSKDKPVLKVKFSKGEQVRINEGAFANFNGAVDDINEDKQTLKVMVSIFGRPTPVELTFSEVEKIEE